A stretch of the Clostridium botulinum genome encodes the following:
- a CDS encoding Gfo/Idh/MocA family oxidoreductase — MKKVKFGIVGLGRLGRKHAKNLAFRIPNAELLAVCSVVKEEVEEVKNAWGIKYGYTDFDEMLRNKELDAIFISSPSGFHCEQIEKALDAGFHVFSEKPLGLYLEEAKRVAKAVNEHKDQIFMVGFMRRYDDSYVYAKKKIEEGAIGKPVLIRCYGLDPAGSMEGFLKFAKSNYSGGLFLDMAVHDLDLARWYLESEADTVWAIGGPYEYPEFDEINDAETGAALVKFKNGTMGVFVAGRNCAHGYHIETEIIGTKGTLRVGTVPQKNLVTVFDETGARQECVQGFPERFDQAYLSETEEFVKCVLENRKPGVVVEDGVKSTALAYACKDSFETGNLVKVED; from the coding sequence GTGAAAAAGGTTAAGTTTGGAATAGTTGGACTTGGAAGGCTTGGAAGAAAGCATGCTAAAAATCTTGCTTTCAGAATTCCCAATGCAGAACTTTTAGCAGTATGTAGTGTAGTTAAAGAAGAAGTTGAAGAAGTTAAAAATGCATGGGGCATTAAGTATGGATACACTGACTTTGATGAGATGCTTAGAAATAAAGAATTAGATGCTATATTTATATCATCACCTTCAGGGTTTCATTGTGAGCAAATTGAAAAAGCGCTAGATGCTGGTTTTCATGTGTTTAGTGAAAAACCACTAGGATTATACCTAGAAGAAGCTAAGAGAGTTGCAAAAGCAGTTAATGAACATAAAGATCAAATATTTATGGTTGGTTTTATGAGAAGATATGATGATTCTTATGTATATGCTAAAAAGAAAATAGAAGAGGGTGCAATTGGTAAGCCTGTTCTTATAAGATGTTATGGTTTAGATCCAGCAGGTTCTATGGAAGGTTTCTTAAAATTTGCTAAAAGCAATTACAGTGGTGGATTATTCTTAGATATGGCTGTACATGATCTTGACCTTGCAAGATGGTATCTTGAATCAGAAGCTGATACGGTATGGGCTATAGGTGGCCCATATGAATATCCCGAATTTGATGAAATAAATGATGCTGAAACAGGAGCTGCTTTAGTTAAATTTAAGAATGGAACAATGGGAGTATTTGTAGCAGGAAGAAATTGTGCTCACGGATATCATATAGAAACTGAAATTATAGGAACAAAAGGAACATTAAGAGTTGGAACAGTTCCTCAAAAGAACCTAGTTACAGTATTTGATGAAACAGGAGCAAGACAAGAATGTGTTCAAGGATTCCCAGAAAGATTTGATCAAGCATACTTAAGCGAAACTGAAGAATTCGTTAAATGTGTTTTAGAAAACAGAAAACCAGGAGTAGTTGTTGAAGATGGTGTTAAATCTACTGCACTTGCATATGCTTGCAAAGACTCATTTGAAACAGGAAATTTAGTAAAAGTAGAAGACTAA
- the iolE gene encoding myo-inosose-2 dehydratase: protein MFNKDKVKLGIAPIAWTNDDLPELGKENTFEQCVSEMALAGFTGSEVGNKYPRDTKVLKKALELRGMEIASAWFSAFLTTKPLQETVDAFIEHRDFLHAMGAKVVVVAEQGHSIQGMMDKPVYDAKPYFTDEEWTKLAEGLNKLGQLAADKGMKVVYHHHMGTGVQTTAEIDKLMEITDPNLVYLLFDTGHLVFSGEDAMAVLKKYVNRIKHVHLKDVRPEVVEKVKAEKLSFLQAVNAGAFTVPGDGCIDFEPLFKVLAENNYEGYLLVEAEQDPAKANPLEYAIKARKYIREKARL from the coding sequence AGATAAAGTTAAATTAGGAATAGCTCCAATCGCTTGGACAAATGATGATTTACCAGAACTAGGAAAAGAAAATACTTTTGAACAATGTGTTAGTGAAATGGCTCTTGCTGGATTTACAGGATCAGAAGTAGGAAACAAATATCCAAGAGATACTAAAGTTTTAAAGAAAGCTTTAGAATTAAGAGGAATGGAAATTGCTAGTGCTTGGTTTAGTGCTTTCTTAACAACTAAACCACTTCAAGAAACAGTAGATGCATTTATCGAACATAGAGATTTCTTACATGCTATGGGAGCAAAAGTAGTAGTTGTAGCAGAACAAGGACATAGTATCCAAGGAATGATGGATAAACCAGTATATGATGCAAAACCATATTTTACTGATGAAGAATGGACAAAACTTGCAGAAGGTCTTAACAAATTAGGACAATTAGCTGCTGATAAGGGAATGAAAGTTGTATATCACCACCATATGGGAACAGGTGTACAAACTACAGCTGAAATTGATAAATTAATGGAAATAACTGATCCAAATTTAGTTTACTTATTATTCGATACTGGACATCTTGTATTCTCAGGTGAAGATGCAATGGCAGTATTAAAGAAATATGTAAATAGAATTAAACATGTTCACTTAAAAGATGTAAGACCAGAAGTTGTTGAAAAAGTTAAAGCAGAAAAATTAAGCTTTTTACAAGCTGTTAATGCTGGAGCATTCACTGTACCAGGAGATGGATGCATAGATTTTGAACCATTGTTTAAAGTATTAGCTGAAAATAATTATGAAGGATATCTTTTAGTTGAAGCAGAACAAGATCCTGCAAAAGCTAATCCTTTAGAATATGCTATAAAAGCTAGAAAATATATAAGAGAAAAAGCTAGATTATAA
- a CDS encoding solute:sodium symporter family transporter, which yields MSIWTVASFIGFTVLVAVISWYKTKDDNLDTQDGYFLGGRSLTGIVIGGSLMLTNLSTEQMVGLNGNSYMTNMGPMAWEATSTVALVILALVFLPKYLKSGITTIPDFLEERYDRKTKQIISVLFLIGYVVTYLPTVLYSGAIVLNEIFGIQRLLGVDQFKAVAVTATAIGVIGAIYAIFGGLKAVAVSDTVNGIGLLIGGLSIPVFALIALGHGSFADGIHTLVTVHPEKLNAINPANSQAPLVPWPVLFTGLLFNNLFYWCTNQSIVQRCFGAKNLKEAQKGALFAGFLKLLGPFFLVLPGIIAFHLYGNTLKNGDLAYPTLVLDVLPKPLLGFFAAVLFGAILSSFNSALNSAVTLYTLDIHRPVFNPKATDAELVQVGKKFGTVLAVLSIAIAPFIIYAPSGLYGYLQECFGFYNVPILAAVVVGFFSKKVPAIAPKIALIAHVILYTISKFVAADIHFLYVLGVLFPVNVIIMLIVGKMQPRETDYVQKYTKQVDITPWKHAKTVSFVSIFIMILVYALFSKIGIGA from the coding sequence GTGAGTATTTGGACAGTTGCATCTTTTATAGGATTCACAGTATTAGTTGCAGTTATATCATGGTACAAGACAAAAGATGATAATTTGGATACCCAAGATGGATATTTCTTGGGGGGCAGAAGTTTGACTGGTATTGTTATCGGTGGATCACTTATGCTTACAAATTTATCTACAGAGCAAATGGTAGGATTAAATGGTAACAGTTATATGACTAATATGGGTCCCATGGCCTGGGAAGCAACATCAACTGTAGCATTGGTTATATTAGCATTAGTGTTTTTACCTAAATATCTGAAAAGTGGTATAACAACTATACCAGATTTTTTAGAAGAACGTTATGATAGAAAAACAAAGCAAATTATTTCTGTATTATTCTTAATTGGATATGTAGTAACTTATCTACCAACAGTTTTATATTCTGGAGCTATAGTGTTAAATGAAATTTTTGGAATACAAAGATTGCTTGGAGTAGACCAATTTAAAGCCGTTGCTGTAACTGCTACAGCTATAGGTGTTATTGGAGCAATTTATGCCATATTTGGTGGGCTTAAAGCCGTTGCCGTTTCAGATACAGTTAATGGTATTGGACTTTTAATAGGAGGTCTTTCAATCCCTGTATTTGCATTAATAGCATTAGGACATGGAAGTTTTGCCGATGGAATTCATACATTAGTAACAGTACATCCAGAAAAGTTAAATGCAATAAATCCAGCTAATTCACAAGCACCACTTGTACCTTGGCCAGTATTATTTACAGGACTATTGTTTAACAACTTATTTTATTGGTGTACAAATCAATCAATAGTTCAAAGATGTTTTGGAGCTAAAAACTTAAAAGAAGCACAAAAGGGAGCATTATTTGCAGGTTTCTTAAAACTTTTAGGACCTTTCTTCTTAGTGTTACCAGGAATTATAGCATTCCACTTATATGGAAATACATTAAAAAATGGAGATTTAGCATATCCAACATTGGTTCTTGATGTATTACCAAAACCATTATTAGGATTCTTTGCAGCAGTATTGTTTGGGGCAATATTAAGTTCATTTAATAGTGCATTAAATAGTGCAGTAACATTATATACATTAGATATTCATAGACCAGTATTTAATCCAAAAGCTACTGATGCTGAACTTGTTCAAGTTGGTAAAAAATTTGGTACTGTGCTTGCAGTATTATCAATAGCTATAGCACCATTTATTATATATGCACCATCAGGATTATATGGATACTTACAAGAGTGTTTCGGATTCTATAATGTACCAATATTAGCAGCAGTAGTAGTAGGATTTTTTAGCAAAAAAGTTCCAGCAATTGCACCTAAGATTGCTCTTATAGCACATGTAATATTATATACAATATCTAAATTTGTTGCAGCGGATATACATTTCTTATATGTATTAGGAGTATTATTCCCTGTAAACGTTATAATAATGTTAATAGTTGGTAAAATGCAACCAAGAGAAACTGACTATGTACAAAAATACACTAAACAAGTTGATATTACTCCTTGGAAACATGCTAAAACAGTTTCTTTTGTATCAATTTTTATCATGATTTTAGTTTATGCACTATTTTCTAAAATAGGTATAGGTGCATAA